The following are encoded together in the bacterium genome:
- a CDS encoding winged helix-turn-helix domain-containing protein: MIFRFDRFELDLGTVELRENGRPLALEPQVFAVLALLIAQRDRLVSRDDLVATVWDGRVVSDAAIASRIKSARQALGDDGRAQRFIKTVHGRGFRFVAPVAIPSQAVSAPEPPPEAEPAVDPGARPSIAVLPFRFIGEPGPYAAIADGLPDELIAELARLRWLFVTARGSSFRLRAADVTLEDVGRRLGVRYCLTGTAEILGSHLTVAVELSDTRDARIVWAERFDGGVGDVHRIRADIRARVLIELELRIPQHEANLARLAGSENLDAWAAYHLGLQHMFRFDRAGNAAAAALFERAIGLDPGFARAHAGRSFLHFQSAFLRHTADRDGEIARAHRCAERGLELEPLDPFVNFTMGRCYWLVGDLGRSLPWLERATAISPSYAQGMYARAWTEALGGRPDEGRAHVDVAMRLSPLDPLHYAMLATRALAHLAEGDDPTAAAWAERAALAPGAHVLIAMIAVAAHALGGDPARAAAWAADVRARDAALGQADFFRAFPMRSEALRVRIATGLARFGL; this comes from the coding sequence GTGATCTTCCGGTTCGACCGCTTCGAGCTCGACCTGGGCACGGTCGAGCTGCGGGAGAACGGCCGGCCGCTGGCGCTGGAGCCGCAGGTGTTCGCGGTGCTGGCCCTGCTGATCGCGCAGCGCGATCGCCTGGTCTCGCGTGACGATCTCGTCGCCACCGTGTGGGACGGGCGCGTCGTCTCCGACGCGGCCATCGCCAGCCGCATCAAGTCGGCCCGGCAGGCTCTCGGCGACGACGGCCGCGCGCAGCGGTTCATCAAGACGGTCCACGGCCGCGGCTTTCGCTTCGTCGCGCCGGTCGCGATCCCGTCCCAGGCGGTCTCCGCCCCGGAGCCGCCGCCCGAGGCCGAGCCGGCCGTCGATCCGGGTGCGCGGCCGTCGATCGCCGTGCTGCCGTTCCGCTTCATCGGCGAGCCGGGGCCGTACGCCGCCATCGCCGACGGTCTGCCCGACGAGCTGATCGCGGAGCTGGCGCGGCTGCGCTGGCTCTTCGTCACCGCGCGCGGCTCCTCGTTCCGCCTGCGCGCCGCCGACGTGACGCTGGAGGACGTGGGACGCCGCCTCGGCGTGCGCTACTGCCTCACGGGGACGGCCGAGATCCTCGGCTCGCACCTGACGGTCGCCGTCGAGCTCAGCGACACGCGCGACGCGCGCATCGTCTGGGCGGAGCGCTTCGACGGCGGCGTCGGCGACGTGCACCGCATCCGCGCCGACATCCGCGCGCGCGTGCTGATCGAGCTCGAGCTCCGCATCCCGCAGCACGAGGCGAACCTGGCGCGTCTCGCCGGCAGCGAGAACCTCGACGCGTGGGCGGCGTACCACCTCGGCCTGCAGCACATGTTCCGCTTCGACCGCGCCGGCAACGCCGCGGCGGCGGCGTTGTTCGAGCGCGCGATCGGGCTCGACCCCGGCTTCGCGCGCGCCCATGCGGGGCGCTCGTTCCTCCACTTCCAGTCGGCGTTCCTGCGTCACACGGCCGACCGCGACGGCGAGATCGCGCGCGCCCACCGCTGCGCCGAGCGCGGTCTCGAGCTGGAGCCGCTCGACCCCTTCGTCAACTTCACGATGGGGCGCTGCTACTGGCTGGTCGGCGATCTCGGCCGCAGCCTGCCGTGGCTCGAGCGGGCGACGGCGATCAGCCCCAGCTACGCGCAGGGCATGTACGCCCGCGCCTGGACGGAAGCCCTCGGGGGACGGCCCGACGAGGGACGCGCCCACGTCGACGTCGCCATGCGGCTGAGCCCGCTCGATCCCCTCCACTACGCCATGCTCGCCACCCGGGCGCTCGCGCACCTGGCGGAGGGCGACGACCCGACGGCGGCGGCGTGGGCCGAGCGCGCCGCGCTCGCCCCCGGTGCGCACGTCCTGATCGCGATGATCGCCGTCGCCGCGCACGCGCTGGGCGGCGACCCGGCCCGCGCCGCGGCGTGGGCGGCCGACGTCCGCGCCCGCGACGCCGCCCTCGGGCAGGCGGACTTCTTCCGCGCCTTCCCGATGCGCTCCGAGGCGCTGCGGGTACGCATCGCCACCGGCCTGGCGCGCTTCGGGCTCTGA
- a CDS encoding ABC transporter permease produces the protein MRSLLTLAYKLLVTDRAKFAALIIGLTFSVFLMVQVTSMFAGILQRASATVVNTGASIWVMDPAVTTVANTIPLPDYVLDAVRSMDGVRWAVPLYSGAALVRLSSGTYQAVTVLGLDDTSLFGRPRLVAGHIEDIYADDAYIVVRDTEYGKMESPTLGTTFEINDHRAVVVGVAEVPLSSLFGVPTLYTTYRRAIQDIPSTRFTLSYVLVEPKTPEAVPAIVAQVQALGYRALTARGFRSQITSFYTFRTGVGTNILIMTLVSFLVGLSVSGQTFYTFIVENLERFGALKAIGAKSRELVLIILFEAVLTSLTGYGLGVGLAALLIALAKLRLPDYAATITYLNLALAFVMVLVIAGVSGYVGVRKVIRVEPFDIFRG, from the coding sequence ATGCGCTCCCTCCTGACCCTCGCCTACAAGCTCCTCGTCACCGACCGGGCGAAGTTCGCGGCGCTGATCATCGGGCTGACCTTCTCGGTGTTCCTGATGGTGCAGGTGACGTCGATGTTCGCCGGCATCCTCCAGCGCGCGTCCGCGACCGTCGTCAACACGGGGGCGTCCATCTGGGTCATGGATCCGGCCGTGACCACGGTCGCGAACACCATCCCGCTGCCCGACTACGTCCTCGACGCCGTACGCAGCATGGACGGCGTGCGCTGGGCCGTGCCCCTCTACTCGGGCGCGGCGCTCGTCCGGCTGAGCTCGGGCACGTATCAGGCGGTGACGGTGCTCGGTCTCGACGATACGAGCCTCTTCGGCCGTCCCCGCCTGGTCGCCGGGCACATCGAGGACATCTACGCCGACGACGCCTACATCGTCGTGCGCGACACCGAGTACGGCAAGATGGAATCGCCGACGCTCGGGACGACGTTCGAGATCAACGACCATCGTGCCGTCGTCGTCGGCGTCGCCGAGGTTCCGCTGAGCAGCCTCTTCGGCGTGCCGACGCTGTACACGACCTACCGGCGCGCCATCCAGGACATCCCGTCGACGCGCTTCACGCTGTCGTACGTTCTCGTCGAGCCCAAGACGCCCGAGGCCGTCCCCGCCATCGTCGCGCAGGTGCAGGCGCTCGGCTATCGCGCGCTCACCGCGCGCGGCTTCCGAAGCCAGATCACGTCATTCTACACGTTTCGGACCGGCGTCGGCACGAACATCCTCATCATGACGCTGGTGAGCTTCCTCGTCGGGCTGTCGGTTTCGGGGCAGACGTTCTACACCTTCATCGTCGAGAACCTGGAGCGCTTCGGGGCGCTGAAGGCGATCGGCGCGAAGTCGCGCGAGCTCGTCCTCATCATCCTCTTCGAGGCCGTGCTGACGAGCCTCACGGGCTACGGGCTCGGCGTCGGGCTGGCCGCGCTGCTGATCGCGCTCGCGAAGCTGCGCCTACCCGACTACGCCGCGACGATCACCTACCTCAACCTCGCGCTCGCGTTCGTCATGGTCCTCGTGATCGCCGGCGTGTCGGGCTACGTCGGCGTGCGCAAGGTGATCCGCGTCGAACCGTTCGACATCTTCCGAGGCTAG
- a CDS encoding biotin/lipoyl-binding protein — protein sequence MRVRLIFVLSALGIVAGVASAIVFAIRQTPLPPVFDPPTSPYERGVYANGIVESDQPSGANVNVFSEVAGTVTSILVREGERVTRGTPLVRIEDSVQRAVVAQQKAQAGAARALLEQLRAEPRPETLRIAVSQVAAAQATLATSSDQLAKQRASYAADPRSVSRLVLDDAINAVRVAQANLDVARRQLDLTKAGAWIYDVRNQAAQYRAAAAAAAAARALLAKYTIRAPKDGTVVSVNAAVGGYVAPQGTYDTYTEGETPMLVMADEHVHLAVRVFVDEILIAKLGRVDALEGTMYVRGTDVHVPLEFVRVQPYVTPKIELSNDRTERVDLRVLPIVFRFVRPADMALYPGQLVDVYVRAR from the coding sequence ATGCGCGTCCGGCTGATATTCGTCCTCTCGGCGCTCGGCATCGTGGCCGGTGTCGCGAGCGCGATCGTGTTCGCGATCCGGCAGACGCCGTTGCCGCCCGTATTCGACCCGCCCACGAGCCCCTACGAGCGCGGCGTCTACGCCAACGGCATCGTCGAGAGCGACCAGCCGAGCGGCGCGAACGTCAACGTCTTTTCCGAGGTGGCCGGCACGGTCACCTCCATTCTGGTGCGCGAGGGCGAGCGCGTGACGCGGGGCACGCCGCTCGTGCGCATCGAGGACTCCGTCCAGCGCGCCGTCGTCGCGCAGCAGAAGGCGCAGGCGGGCGCCGCGCGGGCCCTGCTCGAGCAGCTGCGCGCCGAGCCGCGCCCGGAGACGCTGCGCATCGCCGTCAGCCAGGTCGCAGCCGCGCAGGCGACGCTCGCGACCTCGAGCGACCAGCTCGCGAAGCAGCGGGCCTCCTACGCCGCCGATCCGCGCTCGGTGAGCAGGCTCGTCCTCGACGACGCGATCAACGCCGTCCGCGTCGCGCAGGCGAACCTCGACGTCGCACGGCGGCAGCTGGATCTCACCAAGGCCGGGGCCTGGATCTACGACGTCCGCAACCAGGCGGCGCAGTACCGGGCCGCGGCGGCGGCCGCGGCGGCGGCGCGCGCGCTGCTCGCGAAGTACACGATCCGCGCACCGAAGGACGGCACCGTCGTATCGGTGAACGCCGCGGTCGGCGGCTACGTCGCGCCGCAGGGGACGTACGACACCTACACGGAAGGGGAGACGCCGATGCTCGTCATGGCCGACGAGCACGTGCATCTGGCCGTGCGCGTCTTCGTCGACGAGATCCTGATCGCGAAGCTCGGCCGCGTCGACGCGCTCGAGGGTACGATGTACGTCCGCGGCACGGACGTGCATGTCCCGCTCGAGTTCGTGCGCGTGCAGCCCTACGTCACGCCCAAGATCGAGCTCTCCAACGACCGCACCGAGCGCGTCGATCTGCGTGTGCTGCCGATCGTCTTCCGCTTCGTGCGTCCGGCGGACATGGCGCTGTACCCGGGGCAGCTGGTCGACGTGTATGTCCGTGCGCGGTGA
- a CDS encoding NADH:flavin oxidoreductase — protein MLPPPDPFAPARLGPLTLKNRFVKAATFEGVSPGGLVSRELIGYHLRPVRGGVAMTTVAYLAVAPEGRTDAGCIWLRREALPGLRRLVDAVHAEGALVAGQIGHAGPVANAKSNGVPSLSPGRMFSPLSMRFSHAITPAEIARVTDDYARGAALMAEAGFDSIEIHLAHNYLLSSFLSPRFNKRRDAWAGSLENRARFARQVVAAVRGAAPPHMAVTAKISLHDGVPGGFKPPESVAFARMLEADGHLDALEMTGGSSLANPIYLFKGEAPLADFAKVLPPIPRLAFRLFGKRFMPSYPFTEGYFRPMALQVREAVAMPLVFLGGVNRLATVQRAMADGFDFVAMGRAVLREPDLVQRMQDGIQTEGTCIHCNRCMVSIYSGSRCVVDHPEPIVASGPVA, from the coding sequence ATGCTTCCTCCGCCCGATCCGTTCGCGCCCGCCCGCCTCGGTCCGCTCACGCTGAAGAACCGCTTCGTCAAGGCGGCGACGTTCGAGGGCGTCTCGCCCGGCGGCCTCGTCTCGCGGGAGCTGATCGGCTACCACCTGCGGCCGGTGCGGGGCGGCGTCGCGATGACGACGGTCGCCTACCTCGCGGTCGCCCCCGAGGGCCGCACCGACGCCGGCTGCATCTGGCTGCGCCGCGAGGCGCTGCCGGGCCTGCGTCGTCTCGTCGACGCCGTCCACGCCGAAGGGGCGCTGGTCGCCGGGCAGATCGGCCACGCCGGCCCGGTCGCGAACGCGAAGAGCAACGGCGTGCCGTCGCTCTCGCCCGGGCGCATGTTCAGTCCGCTCTCGATGCGCTTCTCGCACGCCATCACGCCCGCCGAGATCGCGCGCGTGACGGACGACTACGCGCGCGGCGCCGCGCTCATGGCCGAGGCCGGGTTCGACTCCATCGAGATCCACCTCGCCCACAACTACCTGCTCTCGTCGTTCCTGAGCCCGCGCTTCAACAAGCGGCGCGACGCCTGGGCCGGCAGCCTCGAGAACCGCGCCCGCTTCGCGCGCCAGGTGGTCGCGGCGGTGCGCGGCGCGGCGCCGCCGCACATGGCGGTGACGGCGAAGATCTCGCTGCACGACGGCGTGCCCGGCGGCTTCAAGCCGCCCGAGAGCGTGGCGTTCGCGCGCATGCTGGAAGCCGACGGCCACCTCGACGCGCTAGAGATGACCGGCGGCTCGTCGCTCGCGAACCCGATCTATCTCTTCAAGGGCGAGGCGCCGCTCGCCGACTTCGCCAAGGTCCTGCCGCCGATCCCGCGGCTCGCGTTCAGGCTCTTCGGCAAGCGCTTCATGCCGTCGTACCCCTTCACCGAGGGCTACTTCCGGCCCATGGCGCTCCAGGTGCGGGAGGCCGTCGCGATGCCGCTCGTCTTCCTCGGCGGCGTCAACAGGCTCGCGACCGTGCAGCGGGCGATGGCCGACGGCTTCGACTTCGTCGCCATGGGCCGCGCCGTCCTGCGCGAGCCCGACCTCGTCCAGCGCATGCAGGACGGCATCCAGACCGAGGGCACCTGCATCCACTGCAACCGCTGCATGGTGTCGATCTACAGCGGCAGCCGCTGCGTGGTGGACCACCCGGAGCCGATCGTCGCGTCGGGGCCGGTGGCCTGA
- a CDS encoding endo-1,4-beta-xylanase produces MPARSAYFASARAHTAVAPVPNGPRWIASGRSPGSVPSADDLAFFESITVPHTSVAVLENTAKWRNVEPADGVWSFAAVDADVEWARARRFLVKGHPLLWGNGPPLGSSGGPQWLVDRFPSPSLTPSQREALRGYLRRHVETTVGRHRGRIGIWDATNETLNLTTPWFIDRLGHGITDDVFRWAHAADPGATLVFNEWIVEVFTGFPTPTAAEVRDRVRALLAAGVSVHAIGQQSHYAPTLAYVGVPVDLSGRTRIDDYAAALNALAEAGLPIHMTETNFVQPDDPEQRAAQAEGIMRLWWGHPSVEQIVVWGIWNKVAGRDEFDVGLWDDARRITRHGEAMLSLLNDRWRTRATLTADAAGAVQLDATLGEYVVEWAAPGGPAHAAFTLERGPGRAVVVVGAP; encoded by the coding sequence GTGCCGGCGCGCAGCGCCTACTTCGCCTCGGCGCGGGCGCACACCGCCGTCGCGCCCGTGCCGAACGGGCCGAGATGGATCGCGAGCGGCCGCTCGCCCGGATCGGTGCCGAGCGCCGACGACCTCGCCTTCTTCGAGTCGATCACCGTGCCGCACACGAGCGTCGCCGTCCTCGAGAACACCGCCAAGTGGCGCAACGTCGAGCCCGCCGACGGGGTGTGGAGCTTCGCGGCGGTCGACGCCGACGTCGAATGGGCGCGCGCGCGGCGCTTCCTGGTGAAGGGCCATCCCCTGCTCTGGGGCAACGGCCCGCCGCTCGGCAGCAGCGGCGGGCCGCAGTGGCTCGTCGATCGCTTCCCGTCGCCCAGCCTGACCCCGAGCCAGCGCGAGGCGCTGCGCGGCTACCTCCGTCGCCACGTCGAGACGACCGTCGGTCGCCATCGCGGCCGGATCGGCATCTGGGACGCCACCAACGAGACGCTGAACCTCACCACCCCCTGGTTCATCGACCGCCTCGGCCACGGCATCACCGACGACGTCTTCCGCTGGGCCCACGCTGCCGATCCGGGCGCCACGCTCGTCTTCAACGAGTGGATCGTCGAGGTGTTCACCGGCTTCCCCACGCCCACGGCGGCCGAGGTCCGGGACCGCGTGCGTGCGCTGCTCGCGGCCGGCGTGTCGGTGCACGCCATCGGCCAGCAGTCGCACTACGCGCCGACGCTCGCGTACGTCGGCGTCCCCGTCGACCTCTCCGGCCGCACCCGCATCGACGACTATGCCGCGGCGCTGAACGCGCTCGCCGAGGCCGGGCTGCCGATCCACATGACGGAGACCAACTTCGTCCAGCCCGACGACCCCGAGCAGCGCGCGGCGCAGGCCGAGGGCATCATGCGTCTGTGGTGGGGCCATCCGTCCGTCGAGCAGATCGTCGTCTGGGGCATCTGGAACAAGGTCGCGGGGCGCGACGAGTTCGACGTCGGCCTGTGGGACGACGCGCGCCGGATCACGCGTCACGGCGAGGCGATGCTGTCGCTGTTGAACGATCGCTGGCGCACGCGCGCGACGCTGACGGCGGACGCCGCGGGAGCGGTGCAGCTCGACGCGACGCTCGGCGAGTACGTCGTCGAGTGGGCGGCGCCGGGCGGCCCGGCGCACGCGGCGTTCACGCTCGAGCGCGGTCCGGGGCGCGCGGTCGTGGTGGTCGGCGCACCGTAG
- a CDS encoding efflux transporter outer membrane subunit, with protein sequence MRGERRRRRLVLAPLLLGAGCAVGPDFARPPPPVQTHYTAAPLPAETETAAGRAQRFVPEAAVPAAWWELFRSPELNARIAQALAANPTLRAAQATLRASRDQLRAGYGVFLPQVDLGGGAVRERPFVPIPGSGRETFDVYSVSASVSYVLDVFGAERRAVESQGAQTEARLYETAATYLTLIANVANATVAEAGYAAQIAFTGKLIADEREQVDVTRAQANAGTVPWATLSSLEAQLAASEAQLAPLEQQLDHTRHLLATLLGTEPGASGAAPVSLEDLDVPQDVPVTLPSVLVRRRPDILAAEAQLHSAAAEVGVATAAMFPQITLSGSYGWTSTAAAALFSGPAAAWVYGAQVVSPLFHGGELWFKRRAAIATWEASMETYRQTVLAGLAQVADTLAALEHDAAQVAAQVRQEAAAREARRLIAIDYRWGVADYVQLLIADTQWNAASIARIGGQAQRLQDTVALFTALGGGWWDVQDSVLGAAGSPPDP encoded by the coding sequence GTGCGCGGTGAGCGACGCCGCCGGCGCCTTGTCCTGGCGCCGCTCCTGCTCGGCGCCGGCTGCGCCGTCGGGCCGGACTTCGCGCGGCCGCCGCCGCCCGTGCAGACGCACTACACCGCCGCGCCGCTGCCGGCGGAGACCGAGACGGCGGCCGGCCGCGCCCAACGCTTCGTCCCCGAGGCGGCCGTGCCGGCCGCCTGGTGGGAGCTCTTCCGCTCCCCCGAGCTGAACGCGCGCATCGCGCAGGCGCTCGCGGCGAATCCCACGCTCCGGGCGGCACAGGCGACGTTGCGCGCCAGCCGGGACCAGCTGCGCGCCGGCTACGGCGTCTTCCTCCCGCAGGTCGATCTCGGCGGCGGCGCGGTGCGCGAGCGGCCGTTCGTTCCCATCCCGGGCTCCGGGCGCGAGACCTTCGACGTCTACTCCGTCTCGGCGAGCGTGTCCTACGTGCTCGACGTGTTCGGCGCCGAACGTCGCGCGGTCGAAAGCCAGGGGGCGCAGACCGAGGCCCGGCTGTACGAGACGGCGGCGACCTATCTGACGTTGATCGCGAACGTGGCCAACGCGACCGTCGCAGAGGCGGGGTATGCCGCGCAGATCGCGTTCACGGGCAAGCTGATCGCCGACGAGCGCGAGCAGGTCGACGTCACCCGCGCGCAGGCGAACGCGGGTACGGTGCCGTGGGCGACCCTCTCGAGCCTCGAAGCGCAGCTGGCGGCGAGCGAGGCGCAGCTCGCGCCGCTCGAGCAGCAGCTCGACCACACCCGCCATCTGCTCGCGACGCTGCTCGGGACGGAGCCGGGGGCGTCAGGCGCCGCGCCGGTGTCGCTCGAGGACCTCGACGTGCCGCAGGACGTGCCGGTGACGTTGCCGTCGGTGCTCGTCCGCCGGCGGCCGGACATCCTCGCCGCCGAGGCGCAGCTCCACAGCGCCGCTGCCGAGGTCGGCGTCGCCACCGCCGCGATGTTCCCGCAGATCACGCTCTCGGGAAGCTACGGGTGGACGAGCACCGCGGCGGCGGCGCTCTTCAGCGGTCCGGCCGCCGCCTGGGTGTACGGCGCGCAGGTGGTGAGCCCGCTGTTCCACGGCGGCGAGCTCTGGTTCAAGCGCCGCGCCGCGATCGCGACCTGGGAGGCGTCGATGGAGACCTACCGCCAGACCGTGCTCGCCGGGCTGGCGCAGGTGGCGGACACGCTGGCGGCGCTCGAGCACGACGCGGCGCAGGTCGCCGCGCAGGTGCGTCAGGAGGCGGCGGCGCGCGAGGCCCGCCGCCTGATCGCCATCGACTATCGCTGGGGCGTCGCCGACTACGTCCAGCTCCTCATCGCCGACACGCAGTGGAATGCGGCGTCGATCGCCCGCATCGGCGGCCAGGCGCAGCGG
- a CDS encoding ABC transporter ATP-binding protein, giving the protein MRTVAIEARGIVKWFGEGDAKTLAVREVDLAARCGEMLYIVGPSGSGKTTLLSILSGILRPNAGTVVAQGRDIWRLDDDALADFRLHTIGFVFQDYHLFPRLTTVENVAIPLILRRRPWHAAVEAARHCLDVVGLARRAELPPLKLSGGEQQRVAIARAIVAEPEILIFDEPTASLDGETGRRIVEFVRIRLLGPSRCIVIVTHDNRIAEFADRTITMEDGRITGEVRGG; this is encoded by the coding sequence ATGCGCACCGTCGCGATCGAGGCGCGCGGCATCGTCAAATGGTTCGGTGAGGGCGACGCGAAGACGCTAGCCGTACGCGAGGTCGACCTCGCCGCCCGCTGCGGCGAAATGCTCTACATCGTCGGCCCATCCGGGAGCGGCAAGACGACGCTTCTCAGCATCCTCTCCGGGATTCTGCGGCCGAACGCCGGCACGGTCGTCGCCCAGGGCCGTGACATCTGGCGCCTCGACGACGACGCGCTCGCCGACTTCCGCCTGCACACGATCGGCTTCGTCTTCCAGGACTACCACCTGTTTCCGCGTCTCACGACGGTGGAGAACGTCGCCATCCCGCTGATCCTGCGCCGGCGGCCCTGGCACGCCGCCGTGGAGGCGGCGCGGCACTGCCTCGACGTCGTCGGCCTCGCACGCCGCGCCGAGCTGCCGCCGCTCAAGCTGAGCGGCGGCGAGCAGCAGCGCGTCGCGATCGCGCGCGCGATCGTGGCCGAGCCCGAGATCCTCATCTTCGACGAGCCGACGGCATCGCTCGACGGCGAGACCGGCCGTCGCATCGTCGAGTTCGTCCGCATCCGGCTGCTGGGACCCTCACGGTGCATCGTCATCGTGACGCACGACAACCGCATCGCCGAGTTCGCCGACCGGACGATCACGATGGAGGACGGGCGGATCACCGGCGAGGTCCGCGGAGGCTGA
- a CDS encoding glycosyltransferase family 39 protein, producing MPTRREWAAAAIGVVFATALAFLLPPYEAPDEPAHLAYANYIAEHGELPYQDDPARQVFGQGHQAPLYYVLAGLFVRVAKNDDRIWVRARPNPAHRWHGGMRTDVPNFAQSALGFPSTRDRLGFYGLRLLSVAASAGTVLAVGAAVRVVLGASAGAIAALLVATLPQFAAVSAAVTADDVTALLAALFAWQLLSGLVRPDDTRHFTRAGVLLGLALLTKKTTMCLLPGTVGALAIAASAGVTDWPGAVRRGLRVLVPALLLATPVFIRNALLYGDPLTVDMERRTLPFLVLDRALSDAYFWTDLPRLVAASFVGVLGWMNVWLPAPVYWLYGALALVIAGGLVPRLTRGGAERTALAVAAFFAVACFGGVVHYNRSFPQPQGRFMFVVVAFLAVLAAGGLLEAARRLRLDPDRLWWGLLVVLLAVDVATIVTVVDFFA from the coding sequence ATGCCGACGCGACGCGAGTGGGCCGCCGCGGCCATCGGCGTCGTCTTCGCGACGGCCCTGGCGTTCCTGCTGCCGCCGTACGAGGCGCCCGACGAGCCGGCACACCTCGCATACGCGAACTACATCGCCGAGCACGGCGAGCTGCCGTACCAGGACGATCCGGCGCGGCAGGTCTTCGGTCAGGGACATCAGGCGCCGCTCTACTACGTGCTCGCCGGGCTCTTCGTGCGCGTCGCCAAGAACGACGACCGCATTTGGGTGCGGGCGAGGCCCAATCCCGCGCACCGCTGGCACGGCGGCATGCGCACCGACGTGCCGAATTTCGCGCAGAGCGCGCTCGGCTTCCCGTCGACGCGCGACCGGCTCGGCTTCTACGGCCTGCGGCTGCTCTCGGTGGCGGCGAGCGCCGGAACGGTGTTGGCGGTCGGGGCCGCCGTGCGCGTCGTCCTGGGTGCGAGCGCGGGGGCGATCGCGGCCCTCCTGGTCGCGACGCTGCCCCAGTTCGCGGCCGTGTCGGCCGCGGTGACGGCCGACGACGTGACGGCCCTCCTCGCCGCGCTGTTCGCCTGGCAGCTGCTGAGCGGTCTCGTGCGGCCGGACGACACCCGGCATTTCACGCGCGCCGGCGTCCTGCTCGGCCTCGCGCTGCTCACGAAGAAGACCACGATGTGTCTCCTGCCCGGCACCGTGGGGGCCCTCGCGATCGCGGCGTCGGCCGGGGTGACGGACTGGCCGGGGGCGGTCCGGCGGGGGCTGCGCGTGCTGGTCCCGGCGCTGCTGCTCGCCACGCCGGTCTTCATCCGCAACGCGCTGCTCTATGGCGACCCGCTGACGGTCGACATGGAGCGCCGCACGCTGCCCTTCCTGGTGCTGGACCGCGCGCTCAGCGACGCCTACTTCTGGACCGACCTGCCGCGGCTCGTCGCGGCGTCGTTCGTCGGCGTGCTCGGCTGGATGAACGTCTGGCTGCCGGCACCCGTGTACTGGCTCTACGGCGCGCTCGCGCTCGTCATCGCCGGCGGGCTCGTGCCGCGCCTCACGCGCGGCGGCGCGGAGCGCACCGCGCTCGCCGTCGCGGCGTTCTTCGCCGTCGCGTGCTTCGGCGGGGTGGTGCACTACAACCGGTCGTTTCCCCAGCCCCAGGGGCGCTTCATGTTCGTCGTCGTCGCCTTCCTCGCCGTGCTGGCGGCGGGCGGGCTGCTCGAGGCCGCCCGCCGGCTGCGCCTCGACCCGGATCGACTCTGGTGGGGGCTGCTCGTCGTGCTGCTGGCGGTCGATGTCGCGACGATCGTGACCGTGGTCGACTTCTTCGCCTGA
- a CDS encoding tautomerase family protein: MPSVTIDVIKDVFTPKQKQDLIQKVTEAMIEVEGEAMRGVTWVRIQEFEGGDWAIGGKPLSAADVHALAGRRA, translated from the coding sequence ATGCCCAGCGTCACGATCGACGTCATCAAGGACGTCTTCACCCCGAAGCAGAAGCAGGACCTCATCCAGAAGGTCACCGAGGCCATGATCGAGGTCGAGGGCGAGGCCATGCGCGGCGTCACCTGGGTGCGCATCCAGGAGTTCGAGGGCGGCGACTGGGCCATCGGCGGCAAGCCGCTGTCGGCCGCCGACGTGCACGCGCTCGCCGGCCGGCGCGCCTGA
- a CDS encoding TetR/AcrR family transcriptional regulator, producing the protein MTEKPRRIPRQARASSTVDAILTAAVQLLESGGVERLTTNQVAERAGVSIGTVYQYFADKQAILSALAERSAAAVRERIAAMLIERPDLGTVRPIVRALMSGFEGSPSTRRTLLDALFHRGGEGVLQRHHEAFFAAIAGKARLDVALTPESAFVLTHAAIGLLRAASAEPELGLDPAALEDELVRLMEAYLGALVAAGRRDALRRRR; encoded by the coding sequence ATGACGGAAAAGCCAAGAAGAATCCCCCGCCAGGCGCGCGCGAGCTCGACCGTCGACGCGATCCTGACGGCGGCGGTTCAACTTCTGGAGAGCGGCGGCGTCGAGCGGCTCACCACGAACCAGGTCGCCGAGCGTGCAGGCGTGAGCATCGGCACCGTCTACCAGTACTTCGCCGACAAGCAGGCGATCCTCTCCGCGCTCGCCGAGCGCAGCGCCGCCGCGGTGCGCGAGCGCATCGCCGCGATGCTGATCGAGCGCCCCGATCTCGGCACCGTGCGCCCGATCGTGCGCGCGCTCATGAGCGGTTTCGAGGGCTCGCCGTCGACGCGGCGGACGCTGCTCGACGCGCTCTTCCACCGCGGCGGCGAGGGTGTGCTCCAGCGGCATCACGAGGCGTTCTTCGCGGCGATCGCCGGCAAGGCGCGGCTCGACGTCGCGCTCACGCCCGAGTCCGCGTTCGTGCTGACGCACGCGGCGATCGGCCTCCTGCGCGCGGCGAGCGCGGAGCCGGAGCTGGGCCTCGATCCGGCAGCGCTCGAGGACGAGCTGGTACGCCTGATGGAGGCGTATCTCGGCGCGTTGGTGGCGGCAGGCCGCCGGGACGCCCTGCGCCGCCGGCGCTGA